The stretch of DNA ATCTTGGTACACCATATGTATCTACCATTGATTGATATGACTTTGTAAattcatttgtttttatatatgttggAGGAGATATATTAGGTCTTAATACTTTatctgataataataatgctGATACTAAATCATTTgaacttttatttattaaaatatgtcttattttttcttcatcatttgCACTATACCAACAATCACAACGCAATGTTATATCACTACcttcaaaataatttaaattgttatatatatgtctttcttttttacaaaataatttcCATTCTTCTATTAAACTATTTTTATTAGGTTCTACTAcatttattaatacaaatatttcatttataaaatattcttcATATGCTTTTAAAGCTTTCTCCTTATCATTAATAATCTCTCTTAATTCTTTTAATCTCTTCTTTGCATGTTCATAAGTTTTGGGCCAGTCATAAGTCTTTACATCATAAGCTTTACaaattttcattatcttatcatatatattgcTTTGTGATGAACCTTGACAATAAACTACAAATACACTTTTTAAatctttcttctttttcttatcaTCTTTGTTATCTCTCTTATCTGAAAAgctatcataattattattattattattattattatatatattattagtacCTCCGACTGATCTCAATGAATCTAATTCTTccacattttttaataactcATTATCATCTGCATCTTCATCGATGTTttgaaaatatgtatatgtattacCTCTAAAGGCTCTAAATATTGTACGACTAAAACTTTCTTGgtcttttgtttttataacaCCTGATATATTTGTAAACATCATATTAATACCATCCTTCATAATATGTGTtgataaagatatattattatcttcaacACCCTCATCAAAAGGActtacaatattattattcatattcttATTACTGTTCTGATGATGATCTACACCCATTACAGATCCTCTCATACCAACAACTCCTCTTATAACTCCAGGACTTAATTGATTCAGAGCTGTTAAAATCACATGCTTTTCTTCTATAGCATTATTTCTTTCATCTATAagatctttattattattacagaAGCGAACAAATTGAACATGTAATCGATTTAAAGATTCTTCAACTTGATCaagttcatatatattatcatgttCTAAAAAACTATCTATTTTactcttctttatttttacatttggtaatttattaatattctcTTCTAAAAAACGTAAAATCCTTTCCATGTCATCAATACGttgaatatatttcttgTATTGTCTTTTCATCGTCTTCTCATTCATATCTATAAATTGTATATCTACTTCTTTACCTAGACAATCCAAATATTCTCTTGCCCTATCAGAAGGCAGTACTAGAGTCCCGTGTTTCATAATCTCTGATCTAAATATACCCATctttaaacaaataaatctattatatgtgatatatatatatgaatgaatacataaataaatatatacatataaaaatatatatatattttttttattttgatcaagtaaaaaaaaaaaaaaaaaaaaattcaaaattttttaatcctttttacaaatataattttaaatacactttattatcatcttgcgggttcataaaaattttcatttatccgacaaataaataaataaaaaaaaatatatatatataaatatatacatatatattgtttaaaTTCAATGAATAGAGGGGTATATACTTTTgtttatttcaaaaaaaaaaaaaaaaaatatattataaattatttattatatatatatatttatttaatgagTTCCccacaaaatatttatagcAATCATATTTATAGGCACATTTGCTCgtgttctttttttctttttctttttctttttctttttcttttttcttcttttttttttcttcttttttttctctaaTTTTTTACAATATCTCAAGattatgatattattaacaCATAATCGAGCATTGTACTATTActttaaacatataaaatgaaaaattaaaaataaataaataaataaatacatatatatttatatatatatatttatatatatatgtatgtatttattaacgtaaaaaaaaaaaaaataaaaataatcataataaatattcataaaaatgtaaatataaataaaatataaagtatggatattattatataaatatattatatatatatatatataaattatattaaaaataaaaacctgaaaaattatataacaaaattgaaagcaaaaaaaaaaaaaaaaaaaaaaaaattattcatatattatattatatatataataattttatatattcttctttttttataaatctccgttttttatatatataatataaatatataaaatattacctacataaatattatatatatgatatattatatatatatatcaaacattaaaattatatatatataatatatattatatattatatatatatataatacatttatattttttttatatttactgttttttttttttttttttttttttcttttttcttctcaaatattattcatttcattatttatatctacaTGCATATTTGTGCTTTGCTTTTGacaatattctttttttctttatatataatatttatatatatatattatatatacatatatatatatataaatatatatattatatatatatataatatattattatatattaatattttcataagtcattttttttatacttataattcaaaaatgaattaatatatatatatatatatattatatatattatattattattatgtagcTAGCTCAAATTTGCCCTTCTtttctattatataaattttgttcccttcatttattatatatatataatatatatatatatatatataaattaaaaataaataaaataatatataaatataaaacaaaaagccttatttttatcatccaaGGTCATCATAgcaacatatataattatatatatgtattatatttaatcatatatatatatatatatatctatatatatatatttatttttaaaaaaataccGTTTTTAAAtagttttcattttttttgtaaataaagGAATGCACACTAAAATGGAAGGAgcaaaattatgaaaaaataacaaaaaaaaaaaaaaaaaaaaaaaaaaaattataaatattgttttacatatgtaatgataataaaggcacaaaaaaaaaaaaaaataaaaaaataaataacacataaaaaaaataaaatataataaaaaatagataAAAATTTGGAAATATCATTTTGAAAAGTAGCTACTATAAATTGATTCTatagaataaatatttatatatttataaaataatgataaatatggacacatacataaaaatatatatatatatatatatatatatatatatatatatattacacatgtatgttatttatttatttatttatttatttattattttaattagaAATTCTTCAAATTTGATGGATCCATGTTTTCTGGAAAGAATCCAATATTTTCACTTTGCTTATTTAATGtttgattatatataggATTAATTTGTTTACATGCATTTAATAAAAGTTCCATGTgtggtatatatttttgtagtttttctttttcatggGCATATTCTAGAGCatctaataaatataattcgAATTCTTCTAATTGTTCAATTGTATTAATCATAGATTTAATCATAGGTTTTCTATCTTCTTTAATATCTAATGTAgatgataagaataataatctTGTAAATACAAAggttccttttttatttaatttttgttgAGATATAATACGATCTTTTAATgttcttaatattttttcagaTATACTCATTTgttcttctttattatttaatttatcatcTTTTAATAACTTTGTATGTGCTTCAATAATTTTATCATCTATAAATGTTAATACATAAACATCtatcatttttcttttaaacatTTCTGTTATTACTTCATCTATATTTGCACCTTTTATTATACAAGCTATTAAATATTCAACTTTTTCTTTtgcctttttttttcttatatttattataaaaggatttaaaaattcttgtatttttattaaccTATCATGTTTTTCTttctcattattttttttatacatataaaatttatgatTTATAACTTCTTCATATACATCATTTTCACTTAATACATTCAAATATTTCTCAACGTTCTTATATTCTAATGTTGTCATCTTTTCTATCTCTTCAATAATTTTCATCTTCTTATCAGCTTCTATAAATAATCCTCTGTCTTGTAAAAAATGACCACTTACTTTATCAACACTTCTatcaaacaaatatattcttttattatttatcttattatttttttcttccttttttacttcccttattttattatttcttaatataaAACTATTTACAGATACAGGCCCTTTTCTTCTCACCCTCctctttttcatattatctattattatatttgtatctTTCATGATTCCATttctatttattataaaacaaaaactACACCACTTGTAGTTTATcacaataaatattaatatatgtaaggACACAAATAATGTAACCTTTTTACACAGACACTCcttcataatataaaaacaaacaaagctctttcaaatatataattataaatataaataaataaatatatatatatatatatatatatattattattataaaatactCATCAGGGGGTCATAGCGCTACTAGCCAActctaaaaaaaaatcataaggatatattatcataataaaaatattcttaccatataataagtatatacatatttagcatataaattataagtTTGGGAGTGaacaataaaatgaaaaaataaaataaataaatatatacatatatatatatataatatatatatataatatttatatatatgtatgaataaTTAAAGCAATATATGCCCTCCTCTCTTAAAACGTTGATGTTGaaatgattatattattttaccatattattttttaaagtgtgaaaattttaattatatatccatacatacatacatacataatactataatataatatatatatttatattatatatatatgaataaaataatatctaATACATacgaacatataaaaaaatacaataaatattataatatatatatatatttatattttatattatctcataaaaatatataaattatctttttatattttaatgaagaaataaaaataggaTTTTCATCAGaacatatgtattattattattatatatttacacaaCTGATACTTTgagtaaataatataatattaattaaatatttctattaaaaaaatatatacctttgtttatatattatattatatatttatactattgtattttatattttatattttatattttttttttattttattttatttttattttatttttttaattttcataataatatgcaAAAGTCTGTAGGATGATAATGAATATAACAAATTACTTCTTTCGAATTTAAGggtgaaatattttttttatgatcatatataaatgaactgctataaaaagtaatagaacaaaaatataaataacaaagaaaacaaatataaacttataaacattataagattgaatatattttattttttttataaacatattctacctgtttttatttttcattcaGTGGAGAGTCGAATGCAAAACGTTAAGTTAATAAAACCTTTGGTGGTTGGAACTTACGCATTTTTATTGTCTCCTCAGgtgataataaataaaaaaaaataaacataaatatatacatatatatatatatatatatatatatatatatatatatatatatttcccaTTTTATTCTCCATGTTTTGTTTATaactatttttttatttttttttcttttattttaatatattttaggaaaaaaaaaaatatggtaATATGACACATAAGTGGACATGCTTAGTAAGATGTCCAGAATCTACTGATATTTCTCTTATTGTTAGTAAAGTAGTTTTTGAATTAGATCCTTCTTTTATGTACCCAAAAAGAGGTAAGAacttattttaataatattttaatgttaTGAACAagtcataatattttatgataaaagctattttttttttttttttctccccATTAATATCCATAGCTAgcttatttgaattattataaaccTGAACAAGTCATAATATTTTACGACAAgagttattttattttattttattttattttatttattttatttttttaatagtgTATACACAACCACCATATGAAGTGAATGAAATAGGATGGGGTGAATTTTATTTACAAGTTAAAATACATTTTGTAGATTTAACATTATCTCCAATAAGTATAGTTCACCTTGTCAAGGTGaggataataatgaaaaatgcattacataaaagaaaaggaaatatataaatataaatatatatatatatatatatatatatatatatgtatgtatatatatatttctatgtgtttattttttttttttttagctcAATACTGATTGTGACCCCAATAACGTTCCACCTTGTGTAGTTAATGAGgttatttacttttttttaaaaaaaaaaaaatgaaaagtagTTTGTATAAggcttataaaaaaatgtgtattacatattttgtattatatatattttatattttatatgtttctttttagacatatgaagaaattatttttaaaaatccTACTGTTAATTTTTACAATAAATTTTTACAATGTAACAATACAAAAATTGCTCCGCACAAATTTCAAGAGCACTgtacgaaaaaaaaaaaaaaaaaaaaaaaaaaaaaaaaaaaaaatatatatatgaacgaatgtataaatatatatgcatatacatatatacatatatatatatatatatatatatatatatatatatatatatatttcttcatttatctATCTATCTATCTCTTTGTagttataaaatatgattttAAAGAAGATAGTTATACAAAAAAGTATCTGCAATTTCAATCAGAAGTGCAGCAAGAAATTTGTGATTTGATGTCAGAGGCAACATTATTATCAAAggatgtaataataaaaaaaataaaataaactaaaacaaacaaatatatatatatatatatatatatatatatatatttggtaTGGTGtgattacatttatatatgtgtgtgttcTATTTTTTTGTCTTGTAGATTAATGA from Plasmodium sp. gorilla clade G2 genome assembly, chromosome: 8 encodes:
- a CDS encoding gas41 homologue, putative, with amino-acid sequence MESRMQNVKLIKPLVVGTYAFLLSPQEKKKYGNMTHKWTCLVRCPESTDISLIVSKVVFELDPSFMYPKRVYTQPPYEVNEIGWGEFYLQVKIHFVDLTLSPISIVHLVKLNTDCDPNNVPPCVVNETYEEIIFKNPTVNFYNKFLQCNNTKIAPHKFQEHFIKYDFKEDSYTKKYLQFQSEVQQEICDLMSEATLLSKDINDVQQKYFTMKSEMGVSSDEN